From the Deinococcus gobiensis I-0 genome, the window GAACCGCGTGAATGCCGCCGTGGCCGCCGCCGCCGAGCGCTGGCCCCACACCCAGTTCCTGACCGCCGGGCCGCTGGGACCGGACCCAAAGGTGGCCCAGGTCTTCCTGGAACGGGCCCACGAGGGCATGCGCGGCGAGGGCCACATGAACTGCTCGCTGTGCAAGTACCGCGTGGCCGTGGTGGGCTATGAGGGACAGGTCGGCGCGCCGCAGGTCGGCCACCACGGCGGCGTACGCGGACTGCTGGCGCGGGCCGGGGCTCCGGCCACTCCCCGGATCATGCCCCCCTACGTGCCGCACCCTATCGAGGCGGCGTCCTTCGAGATCATCGAGGGGCTGCGCGACTGGGACACGGTCAATCCGGCCGACCGCTATGCCATGCAGCGGCTGGTGCATACGGCGGGCGACCCCGGCATCGTGGACGACCTGTACTTCTCACCGGGCGCGACCGAGGCGGGCGTCATGGCGATTCTGCGCGGCCTGACGGTCGTGACCGACGTGACGATGGTCCAGAGCGGCCTGAAGCGCCAGAACCTCAAAGACCTCGGCGTGAACGTCTGGTGCGGCGTCCACGATCCCGAAACGCACCTGCTGAGCCGGGAAACGGGTCTGACCCGCTCGGCCTCCGGCATCCGGCGGGCCTACGAAAAGTTCGGGAACGACTGCATCGTGGCGATTGGCGACGCGCCCACCGCCATCTTCGAGGCCGTCCGCCTGATCCGCGAGCGCCACTGGCGGCCTGGGCTGGTCATCGGCCTGCCGGTGGGATTCGTCGGCACACGGGAGAGCAAAGCGGCGCTGCGCGGCTGCCTGAGCGTCCCCCGCATCACCAACGCAGGCACACGCGGCGGCAGTCCGTGGGCGAGCAGCGTGGTGAACACCCTGATGATCGAGGCCCAGAACCGGCTGGCGGCGGTCGGTGCGGCGCAGGCCGAAGCCATGCAAACTGAGACCGCACAGAGCGGCGCGTGAGTCTCGCCTTCCAGATGACACCGGCCCGCTACGACCTTTCCCTGCCCGCCGACAACGGCCTGCGCCGGGGCTTTACGACCGGCAGCGCGGCGACGGCGGCATTCAAGGCCGCGCTGCTGCTGCTGGAACGCGGCCAGACGACGACCGAGGTGGACATCACCCTGCCGGGGGGCGAATTCGTGCTGGGCGTGCCGGTGCAGGGGGCCCGCCTGACCGATGCCGGGGCCTACGCCGAGGTCGTCAAGGACGGCGGCGACGATCCCGACGCCACCCACGGCGCGACGATCTGGGTGTCGGTCGTGCGGCAGGCCAGCCCGGAGATGACCTTCCACGCGGGCGAGGGCGTGGGCACCGTCACCGCCCCCGGCATCCGCGTGCCGGTGGGCGAGGCCGCGATCAACCCCGGCCCGCGCGACATGATGCGGCAGGCGGCGCGGGAAGTGACGGGCCACACGGCCTATGCGGTGACCGTGGGCTGCGTGGACGGCGAGGCCATCGCCCGGCGGACCTTCAATCCGCGCCTGGGCATCGTGGGCGGCATCAGCATTCTGGGCACGACCGGCATCGTCGAACCGATGAGCCTGGAGGCGTATATGGCCTCGGTCGAGGTCTACGTGCGTGTGGCGGTGCATGGCCGCCCGGGCGCCGTTGTCCTAACCCCCGGCAAGCTGGGCCGCGACTATGCCCGCGAGACCCTGGGCGTGTCGGGCCCCGACATCGTGCAGATGAGCAATTTCGTGGGCGCCGCGCTGGACGCCCTGCAATCGGCACTCGTGGAAACGGGCCATCCGCTGCCCCTGCTGCTCGTCGCCGGACACCCCGGCAAGCTGGCGAAGGTCCTGAACGGCGACTGGAACACCCACAGCCAGTACAGCGGCATGGCGATGAACGCGGTGGCGCGGGTGGCGGCGGAGGTCGGCCTGGAGCCGGGTCCGGTGGCCGCCCTCGCCCAGGCGAACACGGTGGACGCCTGCGTAGAGCTGCTTGCCGCACACCCCAGAGGAACGGAGGTGTGGGCCGAGATCGCCCGCCGCATCGCCGGCACGCTCCAGGCCCGCGCCCCGGCGACCCGCCGCGTCCGGGTGGCCCTCTTCGCGCTGGACGGCACCGGACTGGGCACGGCAGAGGTCGGGGCATGAGCGGCGGCTTTACCGGCCTCGGCGTCGGCCCCGGCCCGGAAGGGCTGCTGCCGGTGGCGGCGCTGCGGGCACTCCAGGCGGCGGACGTGATCTACGCGCCGCGCTCGCGGGTTTCCGACTCGTCGGTGGCCCTGGACGCCCTGCGCGGCCTGGACTTCCCGCAGGACCGGGTGCAGGAGGTCGAATTCCTGATGGACGGCGACGATGCGCGGATCGGCGGGCACTACGCCGCCCTGGCCCGGGAAATCGCCGCGCGGGGCCGGGCGGGCGAACAGGTCGTCTACCTCACCATCGGGGACGCGATGACCTATTCCACGCTGGGCTATCTGGTGGCCGCGCTGCGCACCGAGGCCCCCGACCTGCCCACCCGCGTACTGCCCGGCGTCACGAGCTACGCCACGGCGGCGGCCCTCACCGGATTCTCGCTGGGCGAGGGCAAGGAGCGCGTGCTCATCCTCCCCTGCCCGGACGATCTGGAAGCGCTGCGGGCCGACCTGCTGAGCCACGACGTCACCGTCCTGATGAAGGTCGGGCGGCGACTGCCGGGCGTACTGGCACTGCTCGACGACCTGGGCATCGCCCAACACTGCGCCCTCGCACACCGCCTGGGCCTGGGCGGCGAGGTGGTTCTGCCCAGCCTGAGCGCGGGCGTGCCGGACGCCGCGAAGCTGGGCTACCTGAGCGTGCTGCTGATCCGCCGCGGACCGCCACAGCGGTTCGGAACGAAAGACGCTGAAGCCGACGCCAGTCACGGGGCGCCCTGATCCGCACCCCTGTGCAACCGCACCCAAAGGAGCTGTCATGAACGTCTATTTCATCGGGGCCGGGCCTGGAGCGCCGGACCTCATCACCGTGCGGGGAGCGCGGCTGCTCGGGCAGTGCCGCCTCATCCTGTACGCCGGATCGCTGGTCCCGGAGGCCGTGCTGGAACACGCCGCCCCGGACGCCGAACGCTTCAACACTGCCGAGCTGAACCTGGACGAGCAGGTGGCCCTGTACCGCCGCGCCCAGCGGGAAGGCCTGGACGTGGCCCGCGTGCACAGCGGCGACCCGGCCATCTACGGCGCGACCGCCGAGCAGATGCGGGCGCTGCGTGAGCTGGACATCCCCTACGAGATCGTACCCGGCGTGAGCAGCTTCACCGCCAGCGCCGCCGCCCTGGGCGCGGAGCTGACCCGCCCGAACGTCACGCAGACGATCATCCTCACCCGGGTGTCAGGCCGCGCCAGCCCCGTCCCCGAGCGCGAAAACCTCGCCAGTCTCGCGGCGCACGGGGCCAGCCTGTGCGTCTTCCTGGGCGGCAACCAGCTCGCCGAGATCGTGGCCGAGCTGCGGACCGGCTACCCGGACGAGACCCCGGTGGCCCTGGTGCAGCGCGCCAGCCAACCCGAGGAGCGCCGACACGTCGCCACGCTGGGCACCCTGCTTGGTGGGGAGGGGCTGGACGGCATCCGTCCCAGCGAATGGGCACTGACCACCATGCTGATCGTGAGCCCGGCGCTGGCGGACGTCGGAGAGGCGCAGGGCAGCCGCCTGTATGCGCCCGAGTACGCGCACCGTTTCCGGCGGGCCGTGAAGGAAGAAGGATGAAGAATTACCCTGACACGAAGCCCCAGCCCTCCTGTCCGCGTGGGACGGGGCGCGCGTGACCACCGACCTTCCTGTGGCCCTCGCCATCTGGCCCGTGCGCCGCGAGACGGAGGTCCTGGCGGCGCACCTCGCCGCACACCTGAACGCCGTGGTGCACCGCCCCTGGCAGCAGGCCGGGCGGCAGTTCGACGCCTTCGGGGCCGCCTTCGCCGGAGCGCGGGCCTGGATCATGATCGGCGCGGTGGGTATCGCCAGCCGCTTTCTGGCCGGACTCCCCCACGACAAGCACACCGATCCGGCGGTGGTCGTGCTGGACGACGCGGCGCGCTTCGCCGTGGCCCTGCTCGGCGGGCACGAGGGCGGCGCGAACGCCCTGGCCTACGCGGTGGCGCGCGCCACCGGAGCCGTACCCGTCGTGACCACCGCCACCGAGGCCGTCAAACCGCTGACGCTGGGCATCGGCTGCCGGCGGGGCGTGGACGAAGACCAGATCGCGGCGGCCGTGACGCATGCGCTGGCAGGCCGCGCGCTGGCGGACGTCCGTGAGGTCGCCACGGTGGACCTCAAGGCCGACGAGACCGGGCTGCTGGCCTTCTGCGAGGCGCACGCGCTGCCGCTGCGGGTCTTTGCCCGCGCCGATCTGGCGGGCCGCGCCTACGTGACGCAGGCCAGCGACTGGGTGCAGCGCAGCGTCGGGCTGCCCGGCGTGTGCGAACCCTGCGCCCTGCTCGCCAGCCCGCGCGGCGAACTGATCGTCCCCAAGACGGCCCTGAACGGCGTGACGGTCGCGGTGGTCGAGGACCGGGGCTGGGCGGCCGGAGGTCGGGCATGACCGCGCCCTCCAAAACAGGCCACCTCAGCCTCGTCTCCGTCGGCCCCGGCGACCTCTCGCTGGTGCCCGAGCGGGCGCGCGACGCCCTGCTGCGGGCCGACGTGATCGTGGCCTACGACCTCTACCTGCGCTGGGTCGCGCCGCTGATCACCACGCAGGACGTCCTGACGCCGCCGCTGACGCAGGAGAAGGAGCGCGCCCGCCTCGCCATCGAACGCGCCCGGAGCGGGCAACGGGTGGCGCTCGTGAGCAGCGGCGACATCGGCGTGTACGCGATGGCCGGCCTGGTCTTCGAGGACCTGCCCGAGTCGCCCGACTTCGGGGTGGAGGTCATCCCCGGCATCACGAGCGCCACCGCCTGCGCGAGCCTGCTGGGGTCGCCGCTGACGCACGACTTCGCCACCCTCTCGCTCTCGGACCTGCTGTGCCCCTGGGAATGGATCGAGCACCGCGCGCGCCACATCGCCGGGGCCGACCTCGCCTGCGTGCTGTACAACGTGCAGAGCCGGGCGCGGCAGGAGGGCGTGTACCGCGTCCTCCGCCTGATGCTGGAGCACAAGCGCCCGGAGACGGTCTGCGGGGTGGTCCGCAACGCCTACCGCGAGGACCAGGAGGTGCGCGTGACCACACTGGGCGAGCTGCTGGAACAGAAGTTCGACATGCTCACCACCGTGGTCATCGGCAACCGCTTCACCGAGCGCAAAGGCCGCTGGATGTATACCCCGCGCGGCTACAACGACTGGCAAGCCGACGCCGCGCCCGAAGTTGCGCCGACCCATGCCCTCCCCGAACACGCGATCTGGGTCTACGGCGGCACCCGAGACGGCAACGCCCTGGCCCTGGCCCTGGCCGAAGCCGGGCAACAGGTGGTCCTGAGCGTGGCGACCGACCTCGGCGCGCAGGTGGCCCCGGCGCACCCCAACCTGTGCCTGTACGGCGGCCCCGCCGGAGCCGAGGCGAGGCGGCGCGCGCTGCGCGGGGCGCGGGCGGTCGTGGACGCCACGCACCCCTATGCCGGGGTCATCACGCCGCAGCTCCGCGAGATCACGGCCGAGCTGGACGTGCCCTACCTGCGCTACGAGCGACCCTCGACCCTCCCCGACCCCCTGCCGGACGGCGTGGTGCTGGCCGACTCCTTCGTCCATGCGGCGGAGCTGGCCGCGCCGCATGGACGGGTCTTCCTGGCGACGGGCAGCAAGGACCTCGCCGCCTTCCGGGAGGCCGCGCCCGACGCCGAAGTGTTCGTGCGCGTGACCCCGCAGCCCGAGGTCATGGCCCGCGTCCTCGAACTCGGCGTGCCGCCGCAGAACGTCAGCGCGATGGTCGGCCCCTTTTCCCACGAGTTCAACGTGGCGCAGTGGCGCGCGTGGAGCGTCGGCGCGGTCGTCACCAAGGACAGCGGCGCGCAGGGCGGTCTGCCCGCCAAGCTGAGCGCCGCCCGTGAACTGGGCGTGCCCCTGATCGTGGTGCGCCGCCCCGACGCCGTCCCCGGCGCGTTTTCTTCTCCCGAAGCATTGATCGGGTCCCTCAAGGAGTTGCCGTGAGCACCAGAACCCCCGTCACCATCGTCAGCGGCTTTCTCGGCAGCGGCAAGACCACGCTGCTGAACAACCTGCTGGCGCAGACCCACGACCGCACGCTGGCCGTCATCGTGAACGAGTTCGGCGAGGTGAGCATCGACGCGCCGCTGCTCGACACGCGTGAGGAGGGCGTGGAGCTGCACGACGTGCACGGCGGCCTGCTGGCCTACGGCGGCGAGGGCGACGCCTTCACCGCGACCCTGCGGGCGCTGCGCGGACGCCGCCACGCCTTCGACCACGTGCTGATCGAGACGAGCGGGCTGGCCGTGCCCACCGCCGTGATGGTCACACTCCAGACGCCGGAATTTGCCGACGCCTTCCTGCTCGACGCGACGCTGGTGGTCGTGGACACGCCGCTGCTGCTGGAGGGCGCGTTCAGTACAGGGGGAGACGCGGCCCAGGCCAGCGCCGCGTCCGTGTTCGACGCGCAGCTCGAATACGCCGACGTGGCCGTACTGAACAAGATCGACGGGCTCGACGACGCCGCACTGCTCCAGGCCGAGGCCGACGTGCGCTACCGTGCCCCGCGCGTGCGCTTTCTGGAGCTGGCCTACGGCGCGCGGCTCGACACGCAGCTCACGCTGGGCCTGAACCTGCACGGCACCCGCCGCGCGGTGACGCACGCCGCGCCCGTCAGCGGCACGCCCAGCGATCTCGCGGCCCCGCTGCACGACCACACCACGCTCGACGGCCACAGTCACGGCGACCTCGACGCCCACGTGCACAGCCTGAGCACCCACCAGCACTTCCACGAACATGACCCCGGCTGGCAATCCTTCCGGCTGACCAGCCCGGAACCGCAGGACCTCCCGGCACTCCTGAAAACCGTGCAGAACGTGGCGCGCGTGTTCCCGGTGCTGCGCGTCAAGGGCTTCGTGGGGGACGCGCAGGGCGAGCGGCACGCGGTGCAGGCGGTGCGCTCGCGCATCGAGGCGCTGCCCGCCCCGGCCCGGGCAGACGCGCCCAACGAGCTGATCTTCATCGGCTACCACGTCAGC encodes:
- the cbiD gene encoding cobalt-precorrin-5B (C(1))-methyltransferase CbiD; protein product: MSLAFQMTPARYDLSLPADNGLRRGFTTGSAATAAFKAALLLLERGQTTTEVDITLPGGEFVLGVPVQGARLTDAGAYAEVVKDGGDDPDATHGATIWVSVVRQASPEMTFHAGEGVGTVTAPGIRVPVGEAAINPGPRDMMRQAAREVTGHTAYAVTVGCVDGEAIARRTFNPRLGIVGGISILGTTGIVEPMSLEAYMASVEVYVRVAVHGRPGAVVLTPGKLGRDYARETLGVSGPDIVQMSNFVGAALDALQSALVETGHPLPLLLVAGHPGKLAKVLNGDWNTHSQYSGMAMNAVARVAAEVGLEPGPVAALAQANTVDACVELLAAHPRGTEVWAEIARRIAGTLQARAPATRRVRVALFALDGTGLGTAEVGA
- the cobJ gene encoding precorrin-3B C(17)-methyltransferase; amino-acid sequence: MTAPSKTGHLSLVSVGPGDLSLVPERARDALLRADVIVAYDLYLRWVAPLITTQDVLTPPLTQEKERARLAIERARSGQRVALVSSGDIGVYAMAGLVFEDLPESPDFGVEVIPGITSATACASLLGSPLTHDFATLSLSDLLCPWEWIEHRARHIAGADLACVLYNVQSRARQEGVYRVLRLMLEHKRPETVCGVVRNAYREDQEVRVTTLGELLEQKFDMLTTVVIGNRFTERKGRWMYTPRGYNDWQADAAPEVAPTHALPEHAIWVYGGTRDGNALALALAEAGQQVVLSVATDLGAQVAPAHPNLCLYGGPAGAEARRRALRGARAVVDATHPYAGVITPQLREITAELDVPYLRYERPSTLPDPLPDGVVLADSFVHAAELAAPHGRVFLATGSKDLAAFREAAPDAEVFVRVTPQPEVMARVLELGVPPQNVSAMVGPFSHEFNVAQWRAWSVGAVVTKDSGAQGGLPAKLSAARELGVPLIVVRRPDAVPGAFSSPEALIGSLKELP
- a CDS encoding precorrin-8X methylmutase, which gives rise to MSGAADSGYAILLAAHGSRDPASATQFEQLVAEVKRLEPGRTVTHGFLEFNTPTLDEAARAAVESGAREVVMVPGVLLAATHAKNDLPAELRTLREEHPGVTFHSGAALDLHPLLLEVCRERLIAAEAAATGEVRRDRTLLLVAGRGTTDPDANGDVHKLARFLEEGLGYGASLVGYTGTTKPDLPTALGRAATLGFERVVVLPYLLFGGVLLNRVNAAVAAAAERWPHTQFLTAGPLGPDPKVAQVFLERAHEGMRGEGHMNCSLCKYRVAVVGYEGQVGAPQVGHHGGVRGLLARAGAPATPRIMPPYVPHPIEAASFEIIEGLRDWDTVNPADRYAMQRLVHTAGDPGIVDDLYFSPGATEAGVMAILRGLTVVTDVTMVQSGLKRQNLKDLGVNVWCGVHDPETHLLSRETGLTRSASGIRRAYEKFGNDCIVAIGDAPTAIFEAVRLIRERHWRPGLVIGLPVGFVGTRESKAALRGCLSVPRITNAGTRGGSPWASSVVNTLMIEAQNRLAAVGAAQAEAMQTETAQSGA
- the cobM gene encoding precorrin-4 C(11)-methyltransferase; this translates as MNVYFIGAGPGAPDLITVRGARLLGQCRLILYAGSLVPEAVLEHAAPDAERFNTAELNLDEQVALYRRAQREGLDVARVHSGDPAIYGATAEQMRALRELDIPYEIVPGVSSFTASAAALGAELTRPNVTQTIILTRVSGRASPVPERENLASLAAHGASLCVFLGGNQLAEIVAELRTGYPDETPVALVQRASQPEERRHVATLGTLLGGEGLDGIRPSEWALTTMLIVSPALADVGEAQGSRLYAPEYAHRFRRAVKEEG
- a CDS encoding CobW family GTP-binding protein encodes the protein MSTRTPVTIVSGFLGSGKTTLLNNLLAQTHDRTLAVIVNEFGEVSIDAPLLDTREEGVELHDVHGGLLAYGGEGDAFTATLRALRGRRHAFDHVLIETSGLAVPTAVMVTLQTPEFADAFLLDATLVVVDTPLLLEGAFSTGGDAAQASAASVFDAQLEYADVAVLNKIDGLDDAALLQAEADVRYRAPRVRFLELAYGARLDTQLTLGLNLHGTRRAVTHAAPVSGTPSDLAAPLHDHTTLDGHSHGDLDAHVHSLSTHQHFHEHDPGWQSFRLTSPEPQDLPALLKTVQNVARVFPVLRVKGFVGDAQGERHAVQAVRSRIEALPAPARADAPNELIFIGYHVSRKKVIEALQKALPQVWS
- the cobI gene encoding precorrin-2 C(20)-methyltransferase, with the protein product MSGGFTGLGVGPGPEGLLPVAALRALQAADVIYAPRSRVSDSSVALDALRGLDFPQDRVQEVEFLMDGDDARIGGHYAALAREIAARGRAGEQVVYLTIGDAMTYSTLGYLVAALRTEAPDLPTRVLPGVTSYATAAALTGFSLGEGKERVLILPCPDDLEALRADLLSHDVTVLMKVGRRLPGVLALLDDLGIAQHCALAHRLGLGGEVVLPSLSAGVPDAAKLGYLSVLLIRRGPPQRFGTKDAEADASHGAP
- a CDS encoding cobalamin biosynthesis protein, which codes for MTTDLPVALAIWPVRRETEVLAAHLAAHLNAVVHRPWQQAGRQFDAFGAAFAGARAWIMIGAVGIASRFLAGLPHDKHTDPAVVVLDDAARFAVALLGGHEGGANALAYAVARATGAVPVVTTATEAVKPLTLGIGCRRGVDEDQIAAAVTHALAGRALADVREVATVDLKADETGLLAFCEAHALPLRVFARADLAGRAYVTQASDWVQRSVGLPGVCEPCALLASPRGELIVPKTALNGVTVAVVEDRGWAAGGRA